A stretch of Brassica rapa cultivar Chiifu-401-42 chromosome A08, CAAS_Brap_v3.01, whole genome shotgun sequence DNA encodes these proteins:
- the LOC117127364 gene encoding uncharacterized protein LOC117127364 gives MSTVDPPGLPPSPRSGGRSQEGTQGSDQGARHNLTILDPDQITDLDSRSLMMDGSKVASPRRIDLERKDKGPIQDTISGGSKGSWVGAVQGKKVLKKYGVEVTMKDGIGSVTVPEEITKDVAPLWDDFLIGKFLDTAPHIAKVHAIVNKVWNLNDKTHRIDVYEVNETSMKFKIPNQADRNRILRRGM, from the coding sequence ATGAGTACGGTGGATCCGCCGGGGTTACCTCCATCTCCGCGGAGTGGGGGTCGATCTCAGGAGGGTACGCAAGGTTCTGATCAAGGGGCACGACACAATCTAACCATTTTGGATCCAGATCAAATCACTGATTTGGATTCACGGAGTCTTATGATGGATGGATCGAAGGTTGCGTCACCAAGGAGGATAGATCTGgaaaggaaggataagggaccGATTCAAGACACGATTTCTGGAGGATCTAAAGGATCATGGGTTGGAGCGGTTCAAGGGAAAAAAGTTCTGAAGAAATACGGCGTTGAGGTAACGATGAAGGATGGAATTGGTTCGGTAACGGTCCCGGAGGAGATCACGAAGGATGTTGCACCACTTTGGGATGACTTCCTTATTGGAAAATTCCTGGACACCGCTCCGCACATTGCTAAGGTCCATGCGATAGTCAATAAGGTCTGGAATCTTAATGACAAAACCCATAGGATTGATGTGTATGAGGTTAATGAAACCTCAATGAAGTTTAAGATTCCAAATCAAGCTGATCGGAACAGAATACTGAGAAGAGGGATGTGA